Proteins encoded within one genomic window of Methanolacinia paynteri:
- a CDS encoding transcriptional regulator, with the protein MSQERLVQTVISVLIMAGYNVSERCGIRPRSFDIIARKDAKLLVIKVVPHIDSVGEESAHDLALIAHHLDATPIIVGERARDSELERGAVYIRHGIVATNSKTLYDFLVDEVPPLVFAQPGGLYVNINGGKLRDLRESRNLSLGDLASSLGVSRRTISKYESGMSTTLDIAIRLEELFDAAIVEAIDILKKSSDLAKKSEQKEHEDNFPPDFRRIGIETHTMCRAPFDALAVYEKKTILTGYGTAQKTIRHAGLIGNISEITESRAVCVLTDYKKKKRIGKTLIIGEDMLSDLTQGSEFIELIEDQ; encoded by the coding sequence ATGTCCCAGGAAAGACTCGTGCAGACGGTAATCAGCGTGCTGATAATGGCGGGCTACAACGTATCGGAGAGGTGCGGAATAAGGCCCAGGAGCTTCGACATTATCGCGCGAAAGGATGCAAAGCTGCTTGTCATAAAGGTCGTTCCCCACATAGACAGCGTGGGCGAGGAGAGTGCACACGATCTTGCGCTCATCGCCCATCACCTTGATGCGACGCCGATTATCGTAGGGGAGCGGGCCAGGGACTCTGAGCTCGAGAGAGGTGCGGTGTACATCCGGCACGGGATCGTCGCTACGAACTCGAAGACTCTCTATGATTTCCTTGTCGACGAAGTGCCTCCGCTCGTATTCGCACAGCCCGGCGGGCTTTACGTCAATATCAACGGCGGAAAATTAAGGGATCTGCGCGAAAGCCGGAATCTTTCGCTCGGGGACCTTGCCTCCTCGCTCGGCGTATCGAGAAGAACCATATCCAAGTACGAGAGCGGGATGAGCACGACACTCGATATCGCGATCCGCCTCGAAGAGCTTTTCGACGCAGCTATCGTCGAAGCCATAGACATACTGAAAAAATCCTCCGATCTGGCGAAAAAGTCGGAGCAAAAGGAGCACGAAGACAATTTCCCACCGGATTTCAGGAGAATCGGGATTGAGACGCACACCATGTGCAGGGCTCCCTTCGACGCGCTCGCGGTCTACGAGAAGAAGACCATACTCACCGGGTACGGCACCGCCCAGAAGACGATCAGGCACGCCGGGCTAATCGGCAATATATCCGAGATAACCGAATCGCGGGCGGTATGTGTCCTGACGGACTACAAGAAGAAAAAACGCATCGGGAAAACACTTATTATCGGCGAAGACATGCTCTCAGATCTCACTCAGGGGTCCGAGTTCATCGAGCTGATCGAAGATCAATAA